The following proteins come from a genomic window of Malus domestica chromosome 02, GDT2T_hap1:
- the LOC139190952 gene encoding uncharacterized protein, translating to MKDELRALRTEFKDCFAWSYHEMPGLDRTLVEHEIRIKPGCKPFRQPPRRFSTEVQLGIKDELVRLLKAGFIRTARYVEWLANIVPVLKKNGALHICIDFRNLNLATPKDEYTMPISDLLIDAAANHAILSFMDGHAGRNLNPPEINYSAVENLCLAVFFAASKLRHYMLPSVTQIIAQIDVIPYMLTRPIVKGRIGKWTMALSEFSLQYVPQKAVKGQALADFLVHHPSPYGFGDTDVEIGMVETRDNYWTMYFDGSSTSSSAGVGVVIQSLNHDRWYFSLKLDFDCINNQAEYEALIIGLGLLHDLRATRALVFGDSEFVINQLNGSFCCISCTLAPYHMVASYLAESFDGITFEQVSRIYNTDADELAQIASGAQLLGGKLGREIPVLRQLYPALVNQQILRRDDVIRTRVMSLPSLLDR from the exons gatcgcACTCTTGTCGAACATGAAatacgtattaagcccggatgCAAACCTTTCCGGCAaccacctcgtcgattctcgaccgaagtgcaaCTCGGCATCAAGGATGAACTAGTTCGacttttgaaagccgggtttattcggacagctcgatatgtggaatggttggcgaatatcgttCCTGTCTTAAAGAAGAATGGTGCACTGCACATCTgcatcgatttcagaaatctgaatctggcaactcccaaagatgagtatacaatgccgatttcagatctaTTAATCGATGCTGcggcgaatcatgcgatcttatcctttatggatggacacgccgg TCGAAATCTTAATCCaccggagatcaattattccgccgtGGAGAACCTCTGTCTTGCCGTGTTCTTCGCCGCCTCCAAACTCCGGCATTACATGCTTCCGTCGGTCACACAAATCATTGCCCAGATCGACGTTATCCcgtacatgcttacccggccaatcgtaaaagggagaattgggaagtggacgatggcgttgtccgagtttagcCTACAATACGTGCCtcagaaagctgtcaaaggccaaGCATTGGCCGATTTCCTTGTTCACCACCCTTCCCCCTATGGTTTTGGGGACACTGatgtcgaaatcggcatggttgaaacacgcgacaactattggacgatgtattttgacgGGTCCAGTACTTCATCCTCGGCCGGCGTTGGAGTTGTCATTCAATCTCTTAATCatgatcgttggtatttttcgcttaagttggattttgactgcatcaataatcaggccgaatatgaagccctaatCATCGGCCTTGGCCTCCTTCATGACTTGCGGGCCACCCGTGCCCTCGTCTTCGGCGACTCTGAgtttgtgattaaccaacttaatgggtcTTTTTGCTGCATAagttgtaccctggcaccctaccacatggttgccagctatttggccgagtcatTCGACGGTATTACGTTCGAACAAGTTTCCCGGATCTATAATACCGACGCAGATGAGTTGGCTCAAATTGCCTctggtgcacaactcctggggggcaagctaggccgagaaataccgGTGTTACGAcaattatacccggccttggtcaACCAGCAAATCCTCCGGCGCGACGATGTAATACGCACTCGAGTCATGTCTTTACCTTCGTTGCTAGACCGATAA